One region of Amphiprion ocellaris isolate individual 3 ecotype Okinawa chromosome 9, ASM2253959v1, whole genome shotgun sequence genomic DNA includes:
- the LOC111577086 gene encoding chemerin-like receptor 1, whose translation MEMINSSSYNFSTTAVPPGNVSEYFDKYADLRNSLPIMSMIVYSLAFVLGVIGNGVVIWVTGFKMKKTVNTVWILNLAVTDFLFTACLPLSVTSLALDFHWPFGNFMCKLNTAVTFLNLYTSVYLLMVISMDRCVSVVWPVWAQNHRNVRKASWVSLGVWVGALILSIPYFVFRDTEVSPKENVTLCFNNFALSDDYETPSVLQLRQFRHKVLVVIRFFLKFVIPFTVIVSCYAIIIHRLRRNRTLASQTSRPFKIIAAIIITFFVCWAPLHIMGLVELAGVPTDQPSDTLELVISVGLPIATSLAFLNSCLNPLLYVFMGQDFKDEVRKSILKALESAFQEEKTRSINEKKTEEIKGRSAADDTEV comes from the coding sequence ATGGAGATGATCAATTCCTCTTCCTACAACTTCAGTACAACTGCTGTGCCTCCTGGGAATGTCTCAGAGTATTTTGACAAGTATGCTGATTTGAGAAACTCTCTGCCAATCATGTCCATGATAGTTTACTCTCTGGCCTTCGTTCTCGGTGTGATCGGGAATGGAGTGGTCATCTGGGTGACTGGGTTCAAGATGAAGAAAACGGTGAACACGGTTTGGATTCTCAACCTCGCTGTAACCGACTTCCTGTTCACAGCATGTCTTCCCTTGAGCGTGACCTCCCTGGCGCTGGATTTCCACTGGCCTTTCGGCAACTTCATGTGCAAACTGAACACTGCAGTCACCTTTCTGAACTTGTACACCAGCGTCTACCTTTTGATGGTGATCAGCATGGACAGATGCGTGTCGGTGGTTTGGCCCGTTTGGGCGCAGAACCACCGTAACGTACGCAAGGCCTCCTGGGTGAGTCTGGGAGTTTGGGTGGGGGCTTTGATTCTCAGCATTCCATATTTCGTCTTCAGAGACACCGAGGTTTCCCCCAAGGAAAACGTCACGCTCTGCTTCAACAACTTTGCTCTTTCCGATGACTACGAAACGCCATCTGTGCTTCAGCTGCGACAGTTTCGTCACAAGGTGCTGGTCGTCATCCGCTTTTTCCTGAAATTTGTCATCCCCTTCACTGTCATCGTCTCCTGTTACGCCATCATCATCCACCGTCTCAGGAGAAACCGAACCCTGGCCAGCCAGACCAGCCGCCCCTTTAAGATCATCGctgccatcatcatcaccttttTCGTGTGCTGGGCTCCACTTCACATCATGGGTCTTGTTGAGTTGGCAGGAGTCCCGACAGATCAACCAAGCGATACATTAGAGTTAGTCATCAGTGTCGGCCTCCCCATAGCCACCAGTCTGGCCTTCCTCAACAGCTGCCTGAACCCACTGCTGTATGTGTTCATGGGACAAGATTTCAAAGATGAAGTCCGCAAATCCATTCTGAAAGCGCTGGAGTCGGCCTTCCAGGAGGAGAAGACTCGCTCCatcaatgaaaagaaaacagaggaaatCAAAGGGAGGTCGGCAGCTGATGATACTGAGGTATAA